One region of Microbacterium rhizosphaerae genomic DNA includes:
- a CDS encoding MarR family winged helix-turn-helix transcriptional regulator — MAQESDEVDRIVGAWLRQRPDLDFSPLEVLSRVDRLSRHLDRARREAFRRSDLEPWEWDVLSALRRAGEPYQLSPKQLLQQTLVSSGTMTNRIDRLVGRRLVRREADPDDGRSILVTLTADGRTRVDAAITRLVDAEAVLLDSLSRADRERLAGLLRKLSLGFDA, encoded by the coding sequence GTGGCGCAAGAATCCGACGAGGTCGATCGCATCGTCGGCGCGTGGCTGCGCCAGCGGCCCGATCTCGACTTCTCGCCGCTCGAAGTGCTCTCCCGCGTCGACCGGCTGTCTCGGCACCTCGACCGCGCCCGACGCGAGGCCTTCCGCCGCAGCGACCTCGAGCCGTGGGAGTGGGACGTGCTGTCCGCTCTGCGCCGTGCGGGCGAGCCGTACCAGCTCAGTCCCAAGCAGCTGCTGCAGCAGACGCTCGTCTCGAGCGGCACGATGACGAACCGCATCGACCGGCTGGTCGGCCGCAGGCTCGTGCGCCGGGAGGCCGACCCGGACGACGGGCGCAGCATCCTGGTCACTCTCACCGCGGACGGGCGCACGCGCGTGGATGCCGCCATCACGCGGCTCGTGGATGCCGAGGCCGTGCTGCTCGACAGCCTCTCGCGCGCCGATCGCGAGCGCCTCGCGGGCCTGCTGCGCAAGCTCAGCCTCGGCTTCGACGCCTGA
- a CDS encoding response regulator transcription factor: MTSPAGSTTLRRADGSAPRILVVDDEQMLTDLLSMALRMEGWDVKSAGSGFQALQVARDFEPDAMVLDIMMPDLDGMSVLQRLRHSGNDVPVLFLTAKDAVGDRVAGLTAGGDDYVTKPFSLEEVVARLRALMRRAGTARASEAEPILRVGDLSLNEDSHEVIRGDDEVELTATEFELLRFLMRNQRRVVSKAQILDRVWNYDFGGRSSVVELYISYLRKKIDQGHEPLIHTVRGVGYMIKAPQ, from the coding sequence ATGACGTCCCCTGCCGGCTCCACCACCCTGCGTCGCGCGGACGGCAGTGCGCCGCGCATCCTCGTCGTCGACGACGAGCAGATGCTCACCGATCTGCTGTCCATGGCGCTGCGCATGGAGGGCTGGGACGTCAAGTCGGCCGGGTCGGGATTCCAGGCCCTGCAGGTCGCACGCGACTTCGAGCCGGACGCCATGGTGCTCGACATCATGATGCCCGACCTCGACGGCATGTCGGTGCTGCAGCGACTGCGTCATTCCGGCAACGACGTGCCCGTCCTGTTCCTCACCGCGAAGGATGCCGTGGGCGACCGCGTGGCGGGGCTGACCGCCGGCGGTGACGACTATGTGACGAAGCCGTTCTCGCTCGAAGAGGTCGTCGCGCGTCTGCGCGCTCTGATGCGCCGCGCCGGCACCGCCCGCGCGAGCGAGGCCGAGCCGATCCTGCGCGTGGGCGACCTGTCGCTCAACGAGGACAGCCACGAGGTCATCCGCGGCGACGACGAGGTGGAGCTGACGGCGACGGAGTTCGAGCTGCTGCGCTTCCTCATGCGCAACCAGCGCCGTGTGGTCTCCAAGGCGCAGATCCTCGACCGCGTGTGGAACTACGACTTCGGCGGCCGTTCGAGCGTCGTCGAGCTGTACATCTCGTACCTGCGGAAGAAGATCGACCAGGGCCACGAGCCGCTCATCCACACGGTGCGCGGCGTGGGCTACATGATCAAAGCGCCGCAGTGA
- a CDS encoding FAD-dependent oxidoreductase: MISALTSAWSRLFALLGRVSMYRTAFLALALLAVVAFGLSFAGLVAPSPVELLVTAAVLAVVCAAVDAGAQALLRLPWRLESSLITTGILLFVLRPAADPLGIVGLVIAGVAASGSKYLLAYRGRHIFNPAAVGAAVVALIVGISGAYALGGPSWWVGTPALGPVVLLLGLVVLVRAEKLRVAAVFWVIAVVVAVVRTIVQTQQGGFALSIGDVIAQQLWASPFLFLGAFMVSEPLTQPPRRWQALTVAAIVGVLAGWPIDLGAISLGALTLDQEWALLIGNAVAFAFSVRSAVRLVLEGRSSPTPTTQELTFRTKRRLSFLPGQYLELEVPHRKADARGTRREFSIVSAPEDLPSVRIAFREGTGPQSSYKRALAARSVGDTLAVTGVWGDFLLPRNPDSRILLVAAGIGVTPFVSHLRHLRSIGARRDIVLVYVASQASELAYRSEIEDAGIPVVVFTRDEPADLPANWVWAGGARIDATALHEHVPDLRERHVLVSGPAALIADLAPAIDHAKSLTTDAFSGY, translated from the coding sequence GTGATCTCTGCTCTCACGTCCGCCTGGAGTCGCCTGTTCGCGCTGCTGGGCCGCGTGTCGATGTACCGCACGGCCTTCCTGGCGCTGGCCCTGCTCGCCGTGGTCGCCTTCGGGCTCTCGTTCGCCGGTCTCGTGGCGCCGAGTCCCGTCGAGCTGCTCGTGACGGCCGCCGTCCTCGCCGTCGTGTGCGCGGCGGTGGATGCGGGCGCCCAGGCGCTCCTGCGGCTGCCGTGGCGGCTCGAGTCCTCGCTGATCACGACCGGGATCCTGCTGTTCGTCCTGCGTCCCGCAGCCGACCCGCTCGGCATCGTGGGTCTCGTGATCGCCGGGGTCGCGGCATCCGGATCGAAGTACCTCCTCGCGTATCGCGGGCGGCACATCTTCAACCCCGCGGCCGTCGGCGCGGCCGTCGTCGCCCTCATCGTCGGCATCAGCGGCGCCTACGCGCTGGGTGGACCGTCCTGGTGGGTCGGCACGCCGGCCCTCGGTCCCGTCGTGCTGCTGCTCGGCCTCGTCGTGCTCGTCCGCGCCGAGAAGCTGCGTGTCGCCGCGGTGTTCTGGGTGATCGCGGTGGTCGTGGCCGTCGTCCGGACGATCGTGCAGACGCAGCAGGGCGGGTTCGCGCTCTCGATCGGCGACGTCATCGCCCAGCAGCTGTGGGCGTCGCCGTTCCTCTTCCTCGGCGCGTTCATGGTGTCCGAGCCCCTGACGCAGCCGCCGCGACGCTGGCAGGCGCTGACCGTGGCTGCGATCGTCGGCGTCCTGGCCGGCTGGCCGATCGACCTCGGCGCGATCTCCCTCGGCGCGCTCACACTCGACCAGGAGTGGGCCCTTCTCATCGGGAACGCGGTGGCCTTCGCGTTCTCCGTGCGGTCGGCCGTGCGCCTGGTCCTCGAGGGCCGCTCCTCCCCGACGCCGACGACGCAGGAACTCACATTCCGCACCAAGCGCAGGCTCTCGTTCCTGCCCGGCCAGTATCTCGAGCTCGAGGTCCCGCATCGCAAGGCGGATGCACGCGGCACTCGGCGCGAGTTCTCGATCGTCTCCGCTCCGGAGGACCTGCCGTCCGTCCGCATCGCCTTCCGCGAGGGTACGGGCCCCCAGTCGAGCTACAAGCGCGCGCTCGCCGCGCGGTCGGTCGGCGACACCCTTGCCGTCACCGGCGTCTGGGGCGATTTCCTCCTGCCGCGGAACCCCGACAGCCGTATCCTGCTCGTCGCCGCGGGCATCGGGGTGACGCCGTTCGTCTCGCACCTGCGCCACCTGCGGAGCATCGGCGCACGCCGCGACATCGTCCTCGTCTACGTCGCGTCGCAGGCGTCGGAGCTCGCGTATCGGAGCGAGATCGAGGATGCCGGCATCCCCGTCGTCGTCTTCACCCGCGACGAGCCCGCCGACCTGCCGGCGAACTGGGTGTGGGCGGGCGGTGCACGCATCGACGCCACCGCCCTGCACGAGCATGTGCCCGATCTGCGTGAGCGGCATGTGCTCGTCTCGGGGCCTGCAGCCCTCATCGCCGATCTCGCGCCGGCGATCGACCACGCGAAGTCGCTGACGACCGACGCCTTCAGCGGCTACTGA
- the glmU gene encoding bifunctional UDP-N-acetylglucosamine diphosphorylase/glucosamine-1-phosphate N-acetyltransferase GlmU yields the protein MSSTQLAVVVLAAGQGTRMKSATPKVVHSIGGRTLVGHVLTTARRLDPESIAVVVRHERDLVAAAVRDAEPAAVIVDQDEVPGTGRAVEVALARLDGISGAGFGGDVLVLSGDVPLLEAETLAELVRTHRASGAAVTLLSAVVDDPTGYGRVIRGSDGSVSRIVEQKDASADEAAVCEINAGVYVFRAEHLRTHLGSVGTANAQGEKYLTDVVSLFRSASLPVAASVADDAATALGVNDRVQLSEAARTLNARTVRSWQLAGVSVLDPATTWIDVTATLAPDVTLLPNTQILRATTVATGAVIGPDTSLVDCEVGENATVRRSDATLAVIGAGATVGPWSYLRPGTVLGENGKIGTFVETKNAVIGEGSKVPHLSYVGDATIGRHVNLGAGAITANYDDVNKHRTQIGDEVHSGSHTVFVAPVRIGDGAKTGAGAVIRKDVPAGALAVSVAPQRNIEGWVEKNRAGTGAADVAARARGAQKADDGAQDEDR from the coding sequence ATGAGCAGCACACAACTGGCGGTCGTCGTCCTCGCCGCAGGCCAGGGCACGCGCATGAAATCCGCCACTCCCAAGGTCGTGCACTCGATCGGCGGACGCACGCTCGTCGGGCACGTCCTGACGACGGCACGGCGGCTCGATCCCGAGTCGATCGCGGTGGTGGTCCGCCACGAGCGCGACCTGGTGGCGGCGGCGGTGCGGGATGCGGAGCCCGCCGCCGTGATCGTCGACCAGGACGAGGTCCCCGGCACGGGCCGCGCGGTCGAGGTGGCGCTGGCGCGCCTGGACGGAATCAGCGGAGCCGGATTCGGCGGCGACGTCCTCGTGCTGAGCGGCGACGTGCCGCTCCTCGAGGCGGAGACACTCGCCGAGCTCGTGCGCACCCATCGCGCCAGCGGCGCCGCCGTCACGCTCCTGAGCGCGGTCGTCGACGATCCCACCGGGTACGGCCGCGTCATCCGCGGGTCCGACGGCTCGGTCTCGCGCATCGTCGAGCAGAAGGATGCGTCGGCCGACGAGGCCGCCGTCTGCGAGATCAACGCCGGCGTCTACGTCTTCCGCGCCGAGCACCTGCGCACCCACCTCGGCTCGGTCGGGACCGCGAACGCGCAGGGGGAGAAGTACCTCACCGACGTCGTCAGCCTGTTCCGGTCGGCATCCCTGCCCGTCGCGGCGAGCGTCGCCGACGACGCGGCGACGGCGCTCGGCGTCAACGACCGCGTGCAGCTGTCCGAGGCGGCCCGCACGCTCAACGCCCGCACCGTCCGCTCGTGGCAGCTCGCCGGAGTGTCCGTGCTCGACCCCGCGACGACGTGGATCGACGTCACGGCGACGCTGGCCCCGGATGTCACGCTCCTGCCCAACACCCAGATCCTCCGTGCGACGACCGTCGCGACCGGTGCGGTCATCGGGCCGGACACGAGCCTCGTCGACTGCGAGGTCGGCGAGAACGCCACGGTGCGCCGGTCGGATGCCACGCTCGCGGTGATCGGTGCGGGAGCGACGGTCGGGCCGTGGTCCTACCTGCGGCCGGGCACCGTGCTGGGCGAGAACGGCAAGATCGGCACTTTCGTCGAGACCAAGAACGCGGTGATCGGAGAAGGCAGCAAGGTGCCGCACCTCTCCTACGTGGGGGACGCGACGATCGGGCGCCACGTGAACCTCGGCGCCGGTGCGATCACCGCGAACTACGACGACGTGAACAAGCACCGCACGCAGATCGGCGACGAGGTGCACTCGGGGTCTCACACGGTCTTCGTCGCGCCCGTTAGGATCGGAGACGGCGCGAAGACGGGGGCCGGCGCTGTCATCCGCAAGGACGTCCCGGCCGGTGCCCTCGCCGTGAGCGTCGCCCCTCAGCGCAACATCGAGGGTTGGGTCGAGAAGAACCGAGCGGGAACCGGGGCGGCGGACGTCGCCGCCCGAGCCCGCGGCGCACAGAAGGCGGACGATGGCGCGCAAGACGAAGACCGTTGA
- a CDS encoding glycosylase, translating into MSLTAHDALIDHDPGRVVTRLFLPGESPASSDARVDAVVARVLALPADTLRAAAERAVAEFAAQHRDPEEILVSHAEAVLDGDALTGRLSRAQEIVIGSVFTADYAVEGAALCNPSAVVHPSQAGLGPDDLRLAVSVRCIGEGHVSSVGFAEAVVTADGSWTFAERAHPLTRPAIETGEWSRAHFAHTLADDGGLSDLASTVVSTLPERFRPADLEAAIDRLPYTVSMRPSSMPVLHLLRDMCRSAYEAAFPPESALSARTLLPVTPEEHNGVEDARFVRFADEDGTFSYRATYTAYDGSTIAPRLMTSPDLVRFAFHRLTGSGAHNKGMALFPRLVRGQHLALTRVGGENISLASSSDGLVWNDQGPICHPREPWELIQLGNCGSPIETEEGWLVLTHGVGPLRTYSLGAVLLDLDDPSRVLRRTRTPLLRPEGDLVPGYVPRVVYSCGAVIHRGTLWIPVGVGDSRIRVYSIGLDDLWPMLEPVEDGGQPVPVDL; encoded by the coding sequence ATGAGCCTCACCGCGCACGACGCCCTCATCGACCACGACCCCGGTCGTGTCGTCACGCGTCTGTTCCTCCCCGGAGAGAGCCCGGCCTCGTCCGATGCCCGGGTGGATGCCGTCGTCGCGCGCGTGCTCGCCCTGCCGGCCGATACGCTGCGCGCCGCCGCGGAGCGGGCCGTCGCCGAGTTCGCGGCCCAGCACCGCGATCCTGAGGAGATCCTCGTCTCCCACGCCGAGGCGGTCCTGGATGGAGACGCCCTCACCGGGCGGCTCTCACGCGCGCAGGAGATCGTGATCGGCTCCGTCTTCACCGCCGACTACGCGGTCGAGGGCGCGGCCCTGTGCAACCCGAGCGCCGTGGTCCACCCGTCTCAGGCGGGACTCGGCCCGGATGATCTGCGTCTCGCCGTCTCGGTTCGCTGCATCGGCGAGGGGCACGTCTCGTCGGTCGGCTTCGCCGAAGCCGTCGTCACGGCCGACGGGTCCTGGACCTTCGCGGAACGCGCGCACCCCCTCACACGACCCGCGATCGAGACCGGAGAGTGGTCGCGGGCGCACTTCGCGCACACCCTGGCGGATGACGGCGGACTCAGCGACCTCGCCAGCACCGTCGTCTCGACGCTGCCGGAGCGTTTCCGGCCGGCCGATCTCGAGGCCGCGATCGACCGCCTGCCGTACACCGTGTCGATGCGCCCGAGCAGCATGCCCGTCCTCCACCTCCTGCGCGACATGTGCCGGTCAGCCTACGAAGCGGCCTTCCCCCCGGAGTCCGCGCTGTCCGCCCGCACCCTCCTGCCGGTGACTCCGGAAGAGCACAACGGCGTCGAGGATGCCCGGTTCGTCCGATTCGCCGACGAGGACGGCACGTTCTCGTATCGCGCCACCTACACGGCCTACGACGGCAGCACGATCGCGCCTCGGCTCATGACCTCGCCGGATCTGGTCCGGTTCGCGTTCCACCGGCTCACCGGTTCGGGGGCTCACAACAAGGGGATGGCTCTGTTTCCGCGCCTCGTGCGCGGTCAGCACCTCGCTCTCACGCGCGTCGGCGGCGAGAACATCTCCCTCGCCTCCTCGTCCGACGGCCTGGTGTGGAACGATCAGGGGCCCATCTGCCACCCGCGCGAGCCGTGGGAGCTCATCCAGCTGGGCAACTGCGGGTCGCCGATCGAGACCGAAGAAGGATGGCTCGTGCTGACGCACGGAGTCGGGCCGCTGCGAACCTACTCGCTCGGCGCGGTGCTGCTCGACCTCGACGACCCGTCGCGGGTGCTCCGCCGCACGCGGACTCCCCTTCTGCGGCCCGAGGGCGACCTGGTGCCCGGCTATGTGCCCCGCGTCGTGTACTCGTGCGGCGCCGTCATCCATCGCGGAACGCTGTGGATCCCGGTCGGGGTCGGCGACTCGCGCATCCGCGTGTACTCGATCGGCCTCGACGACCTCTGGCCGATGCTGGAGCCGGTCGAAGACGGTGGTCAGCCGGTACCCGTGGACCTATGA
- a CDS encoding ribose-phosphate diphosphokinase codes for MARKTKTVELDRANDIAPGLVAKTKKRLVVARGSSHPELAAQVAEHLKTELVPTEYRTFASGEILTRFEVSIRGCDLFLIQTFGPPVNEWMMETLIMLDAAKRASAKRITVVAPYFPYSRQDKKGRGREPISARLVADLFKTAGADRVMSVDLHAAQIQGFFDGPVDHLFAKPVLLEYFERTLTPEDRAKLTVVSPDTGRVRVADQWSDSLGAPLAIIHKRRDPKVANQVTVNEIVGAVDGRVCLLVDDMIDTGGTIVKAAQALKANGAERVIVAATHAVFSDPAPERLQDSAIDEVVVTDTIPLPPAKRFPGLTVLPIAPLLARAIHEVFEDGSVTSMFDGAA; via the coding sequence ATGGCGCGCAAGACGAAGACCGTTGAACTCGATCGGGCGAACGACATCGCCCCCGGCCTCGTCGCCAAGACGAAGAAGCGTCTCGTCGTCGCACGGGGCAGCTCCCACCCGGAGCTTGCGGCCCAGGTCGCCGAGCACCTGAAGACGGAGCTCGTGCCGACCGAGTACCGGACGTTCGCGTCGGGCGAGATCCTGACGCGGTTCGAGGTCTCGATCCGCGGCTGCGACCTGTTCCTCATCCAGACCTTCGGGCCCCCGGTCAACGAGTGGATGATGGAGACGCTCATCATGCTCGACGCGGCCAAGCGCGCGTCGGCCAAGCGCATCACGGTCGTCGCGCCGTACTTCCCGTACTCGCGCCAGGACAAGAAGGGTCGCGGGCGCGAGCCGATCAGCGCGCGGCTCGTCGCGGACCTGTTCAAGACCGCCGGCGCCGACCGCGTCATGAGCGTCGACCTGCACGCGGCCCAGATCCAGGGATTCTTCGACGGCCCGGTCGACCATCTGTTCGCCAAGCCCGTGCTGCTCGAGTACTTCGAGCGCACCCTCACGCCCGAGGACCGCGCAAAGCTCACGGTCGTCTCGCCCGACACGGGCCGGGTCCGGGTGGCCGACCAGTGGTCGGACAGCCTGGGCGCCCCGCTCGCCATCATCCACAAGCGGCGCGATCCGAAGGTGGCCAATCAGGTCACGGTCAATGAGATCGTCGGTGCCGTGGACGGACGCGTCTGTCTGCTGGTCGACGACATGATCGACACCGGCGGCACGATCGTGAAGGCGGCGCAGGCCCTGAAGGCGAACGGAGCCGAGCGCGTCATCGTCGCGGCCACGCATGCCGTCTTCAGCGACCCCGCTCCGGAGCGGCTGCAGGATTCCGCGATCGACGAGGTGGTCGTCACCGACACGATCCCGCTGCCGCCGGCCAAGCGCTTCCCGGGGCTGACCGTGCTGCCCATCGCGCCGTTGCTGGCCCGCGCCATCCACGAGGTCTTCGAGGACGGCTCGGTCACCAGCATGTTCGACGGCGCGGCCTGA
- a CDS encoding group III truncated hemoglobin, which produces MDDIADRTDIERLIVAFYTTAFADPLIGPIFTDVAHLDLDRHLPIMADFWETVLLRAGTYRRNALQLHQLLHARHPLAARHFARWLEIWTATVDDRFAGEVAERAKVQAARIAGSIERRLAGGSGSELVTLTRRPESS; this is translated from the coding sequence ATGGACGACATCGCCGATCGCACCGACATCGAGCGGCTGATCGTCGCGTTCTACACCACGGCGTTCGCCGACCCGCTGATCGGCCCGATCTTCACCGACGTGGCCCACCTCGACCTCGACCGGCACCTGCCGATCATGGCCGACTTCTGGGAGACGGTGCTGCTGCGCGCCGGCACCTATCGGCGCAACGCGCTGCAGCTGCACCAGCTGCTGCACGCGCGGCATCCGCTCGCGGCACGCCACTTCGCGCGCTGGCTCGAGATCTGGACGGCGACCGTCGACGACCGGTTCGCGGGAGAAGTCGCCGAGCGCGCGAAGGTGCAGGCCGCTCGCATCGCCGGGTCGATCGAGCGGCGGCTCGCAGGCGGCAGCGGAAGCGAGCTCGTGACACTGACCCGACGCCCGGAGTCGTCGTGA
- a CDS encoding sensor histidine kinase, with protein sequence MTALDIRETTTTTEEPTETEAETRPSRWRGLRGPWTLQTRLMVTITSFVALILVVVAVATSTILGGVLQQNLDNKVGDTTNLAAQQLVGLLRSTGPFHAVTANDVLSQGSYPPGFLLLVRSGAGTEDAAYVDGDHLVPLTLAQRHALTDSLEHPGITTVSIPGLGAYRVDPEIVAGQYIIVGGLPMSELNETITQILVTVALVTAGGLLLLGSAIALVIRVGLRPLRAVADTATRVAALPMAQGAVSIAERVPPGESDDRTEIGRVGAALNTLLDHVDSSLAARQRNEERMRRFVADASHELRTPLASIRGYSELSLRALQHSPAPAAAETTEASLERIQAQSLRMTTLVEDLLLLARLDEGQELVYGQVDLTHLVIEAVGDAGPAGPDHEWTLDLDDTPISVAGDAGRLQQVIVNLLGNARTHTPEGTRVVVGLHRDGDEAVLTVHDDGPGIDPAIADELFERFSRADRSRARKTGGTGLGLSIARAIVEAHHGSITAESVPGDTTFTVRLPVRQP encoded by the coding sequence GTGACAGCCCTCGACATCCGAGAGACCACCACGACGACCGAAGAGCCGACCGAGACCGAGGCCGAGACGCGGCCGTCCCGGTGGCGTGGCCTGCGCGGTCCGTGGACACTGCAGACGCGGCTCATGGTCACGATCACGAGCTTCGTCGCGCTCATCCTCGTCGTCGTCGCGGTCGCCACGAGCACGATCCTCGGCGGTGTGCTGCAGCAGAACCTCGACAACAAGGTCGGCGACACGACGAACCTCGCCGCGCAGCAGCTCGTCGGCCTCCTGCGGTCGACCGGCCCCTTCCACGCGGTCACAGCCAACGACGTGCTCAGCCAGGGTTCCTACCCTCCGGGCTTCCTCCTGCTCGTGCGCTCCGGTGCGGGCACAGAGGATGCCGCGTACGTCGACGGCGACCACCTCGTCCCGCTGACGCTCGCGCAGCGGCACGCGCTGACCGATTCGCTCGAGCATCCGGGGATCACGACCGTCTCCATCCCCGGTCTCGGGGCCTACCGCGTCGACCCCGAGATCGTCGCAGGTCAGTACATCATCGTGGGCGGGCTGCCCATGTCGGAGCTCAACGAGACGATCACCCAGATCCTGGTGACGGTCGCCCTCGTGACGGCCGGCGGCCTCCTGCTGCTCGGGTCGGCGATCGCACTCGTCATCCGCGTCGGCCTGCGACCGCTGCGCGCCGTCGCCGACACCGCGACGCGCGTCGCGGCCCTGCCGATGGCGCAGGGCGCGGTCTCGATCGCCGAGCGGGTGCCGCCCGGGGAGTCCGACGATCGCACCGAGATCGGGCGGGTGGGGGCGGCGCTGAACACGCTGCTCGATCACGTCGACTCCTCGCTCGCGGCTCGCCAGCGCAACGAGGAGCGGATGCGGCGGTTCGTCGCCGACGCCAGCCACGAGCTGCGCACTCCCCTGGCCTCCATCCGCGGGTACTCGGAGCTGTCGCTGCGCGCCCTCCAGCACTCCCCCGCACCGGCGGCGGCCGAGACGACCGAGGCGTCGCTGGAGCGCATCCAGGCGCAGTCGCTGCGCATGACGACGCTCGTCGAGGACCTGCTCCTGCTCGCCCGCCTCGACGAGGGTCAGGAGCTCGTCTACGGCCAGGTCGACCTCACCCACCTCGTCATCGAGGCCGTGGGCGACGCCGGCCCCGCGGGACCGGATCACGAGTGGACGCTCGACCTCGACGACACCCCGATCTCCGTCGCGGGAGACGCCGGCCGACTGCAGCAGGTCATCGTCAACCTGCTCGGCAATGCCCGGACGCACACGCCGGAGGGCACCCGCGTCGTGGTCGGCCTTCACCGGGACGGCGACGAGGCGGTGCTCACGGTGCACGACGACGGCCCGGGAATCGACCCGGCGATCGCCGACGAGCTGTTCGAGCGCTTCTCGCGGGCCGACCGCTCGCGCGCACGCAAGACCGGGGGCACGGGCCTCGGCCTCTCGATCGCCCGCGCGATCGTCGAGGCCCACCACGGGTCGATCACGGCAGAGAGCGTGCCGGGCGACACGACGTTCACGGTGCGGCTGCCCGTCCGCCAGCCCTGA
- a CDS encoding primary-amine oxidase yields the protein MGAHPLDSLTGEEFSRTAAILTREHGIDAGWRYASIMLQEPPKAVVKAWREGDPIVRRAFAVLWNKQSNEVYEAVVDLTGDVVESWTHVPGVTPNFTLDEYHDVDHAMKVHDDVAAALARRGIHDMDAVLFDVWTYGGAVLPAQWRDRRLGWVDIWMRAMPGGNPYAHPVSGLKIIVDMNTLEVLEIEDDHDDGFPEVDGEYVPELRGTEPRTDLRPLEVVQPEGVSFEIDGSRIRWQNWEFRVGFNYREGPVIYQVSFDDAGSRRDVAYRLSFAEMIVPYRDSSFDHYRRTAYDIGEWGLGYMCTSLELCCDCLGEIRYLDAVLPDTAGRPWTIANAVCLHEEDNAVLWKHVDPDTGAEVRRQRRFVLSAHATVANYEYLVYWRFYQDGNIECEVRATGIMVSTPMAQDDDSSLTGTTIDRRTYAPFHQHFLIARLDLDIDGERNTLVESDSVPAPVSSSNPLGLDLHTAGTIVESEAESGRTYSWERQRTWKMTNPGKLNAWGSPVAYKLVPSASIPAMFDESSPILTRNPVIGSTLWVTRHHDTEMWPAGDYPTQSVDDSHNGMSAWIADDESLLDEDLVLWYVFGIHHITRVEDWPIMPADTVSFWLKPFGFFDRNPSLDAPRPADHCTPTGSAEHHGHEQHDHH from the coding sequence ATGGGGGCGCACCCGCTGGATTCTCTGACCGGTGAGGAGTTCTCGCGGACCGCCGCGATCCTCACCCGGGAGCACGGCATCGATGCCGGGTGGCGCTACGCCTCGATCATGCTGCAGGAGCCGCCCAAGGCCGTCGTCAAGGCGTGGCGCGAGGGCGACCCCATCGTCCGCCGCGCGTTCGCGGTGCTGTGGAACAAGCAGTCGAACGAGGTCTACGAGGCGGTCGTGGACCTCACGGGGGACGTCGTGGAGTCCTGGACGCACGTCCCCGGGGTGACGCCGAACTTCACCCTCGACGAGTACCACGACGTCGACCACGCGATGAAGGTGCACGACGACGTGGCGGCGGCCCTCGCGCGCCGCGGCATCCACGACATGGATGCCGTCCTCTTCGACGTGTGGACATACGGGGGCGCCGTCCTGCCCGCCCAGTGGCGCGACCGGCGCCTGGGCTGGGTGGACATCTGGATGCGGGCCATGCCGGGCGGAAACCCGTACGCGCACCCCGTCAGCGGCCTGAAGATCATCGTCGACATGAACACGCTCGAGGTGCTCGAGATCGAGGACGACCATGACGACGGGTTCCCGGAGGTCGACGGGGAATACGTCCCCGAGCTGCGCGGCACCGAGCCGCGCACGGATCTCCGGCCGCTCGAGGTGGTCCAGCCCGAAGGTGTCTCGTTCGAGATCGACGGGAGTCGCATCCGCTGGCAGAACTGGGAGTTCCGGGTCGGCTTCAACTACCGCGAAGGCCCCGTGATCTACCAGGTGTCGTTCGACGACGCGGGGTCGCGGCGCGATGTCGCGTACCGCCTGTCGTTCGCCGAGATGATCGTGCCCTACCGCGACTCGAGCTTCGACCACTATCGCCGCACGGCGTACGACATCGGCGAGTGGGGGCTCGGCTACATGTGCACGTCGCTGGAACTCTGCTGCGACTGCCTCGGCGAGATCCGGTACCTCGACGCCGTGCTGCCCGATACCGCCGGCCGGCCGTGGACCATCGCGAACGCCGTCTGCCTGCACGAGGAGGACAACGCCGTTCTCTGGAAGCACGTCGACCCCGACACCGGCGCCGAGGTGCGACGGCAGCGGCGCTTCGTCCTGTCCGCGCACGCCACGGTCGCGAACTACGAGTACCTCGTCTACTGGCGCTTCTATCAGGACGGGAACATCGAGTGCGAGGTGCGGGCCACCGGCATCATGGTGTCCACCCCGATGGCGCAGGACGACGACAGCAGCCTGACCGGCACGACGATCGACCGCCGGACGTACGCGCCGTTCCACCAGCACTTCCTCATCGCCCGTCTCGACCTCGACATCGACGGGGAGCGCAACACCCTCGTCGAGTCGGACTCCGTGCCCGCACCTGTCAGCTCGTCGAACCCGCTCGGGCTGGACCTGCACACGGCGGGCACCATCGTGGAGTCCGAGGCCGAGTCCGGCCGCACGTACTCGTGGGAGCGGCAGCGCACGTGGAAGATGACCAACCCGGGCAAGCTCAACGCGTGGGGCTCCCCCGTCGCGTACAAGCTCGTGCCCTCGGCATCCATCCCCGCCATGTTCGACGAGTCCTCGCCGATCCTCACGCGCAACCCGGTCATCGGGAGCACGCTCTGGGTGACGCGCCACCACGACACGGAGATGTGGCCCGCGGGCGACTACCCGACGCAGTCCGTGGACGACAGCCACAACGGCATGAGCGCCTGGATCGCCGACGACGAGAGCCTCCTCGACGAAGACCTCGTGCTCTGGTACGTCTTCGGCATCCACCACATCACGCGCGTCGAGGACTGGCCCATCATGCCGGCCGACACCGTCTCGTTCTGGCTCAAGCCGTTCGGCTTCTTCGACCGGAATCCCTCGCTGGATGCGCCGCGTCCGGCGGATCACTGCACTCCCACGGGGTCCGCGGAGCACCACGGGCACGAGCAGCACGACCACCACTGA